The Setaria viridis chromosome 6, Setaria_viridis_v4.0, whole genome shotgun sequence genome includes the window AAGCATCTGGTTGCATCCCTTTTTGTCTTCAGTGACATGCTGTCTATAATATGTCTTTTCTCCATTTTATCACAATGTGCCATGTTGTGTTACTTCCTGAGTTTATTTACTTTGTTTTGTAAATAAGATTTTACCACACCCTATTGCAATTGAGCCATTGCAATTTGTGCCCATCATTTTGGAAGCAGCAAAGTCACTCAAAGGTGATTGTTTCTGTTGACCATCACTCATCTTGTGCTTGATTGACTTGTTTTCTTGCCTTGGTCCATGTGCTATGTTAAGATCTGTTTCAACCTCATCAGTCATCTTCATTTTTTTATTGTATTTGCAGTGTGTTCTATGTTTTTAGTAACTACTGGTGGTGGATCTGCAGTTTTTACTGACTAAATGGAGTAAGATGATGCGGAAATTGGTGGAACAGTTGGCAACGGAATCATAAAATCATTGGAGTTGGAGAAGAGACCACAGTAAGGCCTTTCTTTGTCATTCCTGTTTGAGCAACATCTTCACACAATCCATCATTGATTTGATTTCATATGTGTTTACCATTATATTGGTATATTTATATTCTGTTTTGTCTCATGTTCTTGTTTACACTGGGAAGGAAGGCAGTAGGAAATTTTCAGTTATGCTAACGTGCCACCGCACAGCATTaggttttttctttctttctttttttctggaatacgcaggagagcatTTAGGTATTTCCTGAAATGTACCCCACATTATGTACCCTGTTAGAAGTAAAGATTATTAAGTGTTATTTGCCTGCTCAATGGTCACAAGCAAATGTTTGGTGTGTTATTAATTCGAAGCTAACTTGCGTGTTTGCTACATTATTTGACTTTGTGCTTTTGTATCCATGTGTTTTTCTGTTGGTACTTTGTTGCATGTAACTCGACGAGCATGCATGtctgtgtgtatatatatatatatatatatatatatatattttctgCAAGTTAGCCATTTGAGTTGTAAGGTAATTTGTGAAACCAGTATACTGGTAACTTTTGTACTGTCTTTGTTGATTGTAGTGTTATTGCTGCTTGTTCTAGGTAGTCGGCTCTTCTTTCTAGGTAATCGTCCCCTAGATTAAACTAAACATGTTCAATATTTGGGTCTTCCTGTAGAAATGTGCTGAAGATTTGTTGGAGGACAATTGCACGGCACAGGTCTGAACCCAGGCAGTACAAAAATCTTAGTCTTGAGAATCATCCGACATCTCCCTTCACCCAGAATAGTTTTGCAAAGGTAATGGAGATGCCATAATTGTTGCTATGAACAATCTAGATGGAATTGTTTATCGGCAGACCAAAGGGTGGCCTCCTGATGGTATGTTCTGGCCAGACCAATGGTTACAGGTTTACAGCATATTGTTCTAGATGCGGGTAGTGCACATTAGTGTGGGCTGTGGTCTGCTCCGGACGGCTGGAGACATGCCCCGAAGTAAGGCAGGCATCTCTGTGGCAACTAAGGTGATCTCTTTTGCTCTCGCTCTCCCGCCctatctccctccctctccctctctctgtgtgtgtttTGACACGAAGGTGGTCCCTCTTGGTACTACTACCTGTTGGTTTTTTGCCATCCGACTTCAAATTTGTTTGAGCTGGGCAATTTACCTGGTATTTGGTCTTTCTGGGTCCTGGAACCGGGAGGCAACTGCAGTGTGCAGTGTCTGAGCACTGAGCTCATGCTGTGATGTCGTCTGTCAGCAGCAGTTCGGCTGCCGCGAAACCTAGTATGCGTGTACGCAGCGAAAAGTTTACTTGCGTTGAATCTATCATTgtcagctgctgcagcagcactGGATGAGCTTAGGCcttggttctttttttttctccttttttttttcgacACGGCACTGTGTTGAGAAAATTTGAAGTTAGTATCTTTGCGCTGGTGGTTCGGATTGTAGCTCCTGTTTCTTGCATTGTGTCAGTCTCGTCGATCCAAGGAGTTGGGGGGCAAGCACCAACTGGGCCCTTATTGGCGAATTGGGCCTGTGTGTCACGACGGTACGCACAAAGGCCACGATCTGTCACTGGTGCTGAAGAAAAATGTTATTTTCATCATGTAGATCTTTTGGTTGCAAACCTGCCAATAAGCATCCAAAACTAACGTTACACACGAACAAATATCTGTTTTCTTGAGATTTGCTTATCTTCTTGGCATTTACTTTTCTGCCAGCCATACAAAGTTACGGAGTGTCGATCGCAATTTTATACCAGTATGACGTATCCCTCGTAATGATGATGGATTCAATTTCTCGTAACTAAACAGAGTCTTAACCCAAAAACTGTCATATAGAGAAGAAGCAATGATATTTTCATAAATACGAGCGCCATGCTAATTTCATTGCAAGATAAGATCAGTATTACGCTTTGAAATTTTAATCGATTAGTATTAAGGATTTTCAAATACCCAACGGTACTGGGTAGCTCAGTTGGTAAGGTTACTCGTGGTGGAATCTACCCACCAGGGTTTGAGTCATCGACTCGAGTTGGTGCTCGTATTTTTTTTGGATTTAATCAGTgctattcttttagtggtaggtGATGTGTCCCTTGATAGCGAGACGCTAATGCTATTCTTCCGGTGGTAGGTGACGTGTCCCTTGACAGCGAGACGTCAGTGGTGatttcgtcaatctcgaggatttgctAGCTCAGTCTTTCGAAAGTCCTCATAGGAGTAGGGTTGTGTACGTGTGTTTGTATGAGCGAGTGTGCATACGTATACGTATATGTGAGCTTCTGTAATTCATtacagatgaaaaaaaaaaccagtATCCATTCCAAAACATGATAAAGACCAATTTGGAAGGCTCGTTTTCAACCCAAAACCAGTGTAAATAGTAAAATACAGGTCCGAAACCCAAAACTAGTGTAAAATAGAGGTCCGAAAATTGCACCAGTTTTGGATTACaactagaaaaattaaaacatcCTAGCGGGCCACACTTTTTTCCTTGATAACTATCGGGCTGCTCCCTTCCTCTCCATCTCTCCCATGTGTGTTCATGTCGCTTGTTTATTCCTCACGAGATCTCGCGGCGGAGCGGCACCAACCCCTTCCTGATCACCGCCTCTCCCACACTGCCATCTACTGCCACCAGCTCACCATCTTCTATTGTTCTGGTGACCCTCAGTGACGCAGGTCGCCTTCAGTTCGTAATATCCTATCCTCTCCAGGTTGGTTATCGCCGCCTTGTTAGGAGAAAATGTTTATATGACTTTTTTTCACAAGATATTACGAACAGAAGCTAAACTACAGGTGAATTAAATTACAAGGTAAAATAAGTTGCTGGACACCCTTCAAGTGTGGCTTTTGCCACGGACCATTAATAAAAGTTTGGATAAAAAACAATCTTCAAATGGTGGTAGTTTGCTGCAGGGCACTACACCCATCATAATATTCGATTTTAATACAAAGTCATTCAAATTGCATACTCTACCCTTAGCTTTGCAACCCATCATGActtaagggtgcgtttggttcccttgcttatttttaagcaagtgtcacatcaatgtttagatactaattaggagtattaaacgtagactatttacaaaatccattacataagtggaggctaaacagcgagacgaacctattaagcctaattaatccattattagcaaatgtttactgtagcaacacattgtcaaatcatggactaattaggcttaatagattcgtctcgccgtttagcctccacttatgtaatggattttgtaaatagtctacgtttaatactcctaattagtatctaaacattcgatgtgacgggtgcttaaaaataagcaaacgaaccaaaccagacctAACAAGGCATTGACGGCGTTCAGAGCACCCGCTGTGCAGCAACCAGGAGCACCTTCAGTAGCACATTCAACACGTGGAGGACCACCTCAACCCACGCTACTAGTCCAACGCCTCCACTTCCACATTTGAAGAGTGTCCGGTAGCCAATTTTGCCAAATTACAAAGCTATCAAACATGGCTTTAGAGCTGCTTGGTTCGCTTCCAACTTTTGCCCAACCAAAATTGTGACATGCCAAAATTAGAGCTAGTCAATACTAAGGCATGTCAAAGTTAGCctataaaatttaggtattcaCTTGTGCCAAAATATGACAACCAATACGTTTTCCTCCCGTGAGCTTTAACAAATTTTTAGTGACTTGCCATTATTTTGgttataaatattgatgtgccgatttttttaataatgaacTGAATACTGAATACTAGCAAAAATGTGCAGGTGTACTCTAAATTTAGTTGGGCAAATATTGAAAAGGTAATGCTAAGAGCGGAACGTCcggaatcttaaaaaaaaatcagatgctccgacatatgttgcaatagttaaatATCGATGTTGTAACTATAGTTCCCACATATTTCACAGTGACTGTTGCATAAAACATATTGTTTATGTTATGGTGGAAATTTTCTATCCCAAAGTTAAATGATGTAATCATTTTTTTCGTATACGTTTTAATAATTCGACTATAGATTTTGATATTTTGTCGCAATTTCCGTCGGACGTCCTTGCGCGTGCCGATATTGAAATCCAACAGGCTCAATTCCGCTCTCCATCCATTTCCCACTACAGCACAGACCCCCAGGAAGAGGAACCCTAAACCCCAGGAATGGCGGATTCCCCCTCGTTTCGCCGCCACCCGCTCGCCTCCTCCGTCGACCTCGTCCGTTggctcccctcctccgccgcctccccattcgaacgcctcctcgccgccgccatctacGACCCCTCCTCGGGCCCGGCCGCCTCCAGcatccgcctcctcccgctctcCGACCCCACCTCCCcgctcgcctccctccccctcccgtcCCGCGCCACCGCGCTCCGCTGCTCCCCCTccacgctcgccgccgccacctcctcgggctcgctccacctcctcccgtCCTCGTTCAActccgacgcggcggcggccgtccccggcggcgcggcgttcCACGTGGGCCCGGTCCGGGGCCTCGACTTCGGAGGCGAGGAGTGGGTCACGGCGGGGGAGGACGGAAGAGTGCATGTTGTCGGTGGGGGAGGGGATGGGAGGTTGGTGGCGAGGAGGGTGTGGGACGGGAAGGGGATGTCAGGGTACGAGGCCGCCAGgtgggcgtcgccggcggagtTCGCCACGGGCGGTGCCGGGTGCGGCGTGCAGTGGTGGGATCGGAGGAAGGGGGATGGCGTGGCGGTGCAGTGCAA containing:
- the LOC117860435 gene encoding nuclear pore complex protein NUP43, translated to MADSPSFRRHPLASSVDLVRWLPSSAASPFERLLAAAIYDPSSGPAASSIRLLPLSDPTSPLASLPLPSRATALRCSPSTLAAATSSGSLHLLPSSFNSDAAAAVPGGAAFHVGPVRGLDFGGEEWVTAGEDGRVHVVGGGGDGRLVARRVWDGKGMSGYEAARWASPAEFATGGAGCGVQWWDRRKGDGVAVQCNGIWGRGIVTGMVHSIDIHSSRKHICVVGGSSGTIFAWDLRWPQQPIPLSGVGLNGTAEPVCESEVWEVHFDTYTQSSDIISSASSKILPVMMCSEDGILAVVKQDERPLELLAEACAINSFDIDPQNPSDVVCALEWESIGVLTRDRDTLVEE